In the genome of Populus trichocarpa isolate Nisqually-1 chromosome 10, P.trichocarpa_v4.1, whole genome shotgun sequence, the window GTCGCTGAAACTCTGGGTATTGATTTggaggtattttttttagttttagggtTTTGGTGGTTAATTGTGTGGCCTTTTGTGTTATTTTGAGTTCAGTTGAGTGAAATTCTAGGCAGTCAGTTAGTATAATGCGCTCTTATGTATATAATGTTCGGTATCTGTCcggatttggtttttttcccgATGTAATTGGAggttaattttttgaaatttgaattgttagAGTTTCTGTTTATTGAAATTAAGGGATTGTTATGCTATATTTGtgccttttttttcatataataattcTGTATTGTGTAAAGAAATTGAACGAGGTTTTATTATGTCTTTGTATGATGGTTTCTTGTTTCTGGTTGTGTTTTGTTCTCTTAAGACCACGAAGTGTCTTGATGTGTTACTTTTTAAGAAACCAGCAAACGTGTTTGCACATTGGCTGTAGTGCAAGGTTGCTTCTGGTTGATTTAACATGAGGGAAATTTATTGGTGGTGGAACATAATTGAACCATTAGGATCATGGCTGTGGACATGTAAAAGCATTTGAAGCTCTCAGTTTGATTTGAGCATATCCTATTCAGATGCTCCTGTAATGTTTTGTTATTGTTCATTAACATGCCTCTTTTCCAGAGTTCCTTTGAGTTCGTCATGGCCTGAGATAACAGTGTTGTCATGTTCAAGAATATGAATGCTTTCAAATAGCGTTTGCCAAACTAAAACCAGTACATATTGCAGGAACTGTATGTCAATATTGGCTGGCCTCTGTACAGGAAATATGGACATGCTTTTGAGGTGAGAATTTGGAGCTCTTCATTTTGgagatttttcctttttgaccTGTTATGCACTACTCAATGAATTGACATGCAGGCATTCAAAATCATGGTGAATGACCCTGATTCAGTTTTGGATCCCCTCACTCGTGAAGTCAAAGAAACTGGCCCTGATGGACAGGAGGTAACCATTGTTTGGTGAAGTCTTTGTCACATTCTTTCTGTTCATTACAGAGATTTCATTCACGGTGCAGGTAACCAAGGTAGTGCCTGCTGTGTCAGAGGAAATCAAAGAAGCTTTGATTAGGAATATCAGGAGAAGAATGACCCCACAGCCACTGAAGATAAGGGCTGATATTGAGATGAAATGTTTCCAGTTTGATGGTGTTCTCCACATTAAGGTCCAATTTGCATTCTTAGCTTTGCCTTCTTTTCCTGTGGACAGTGTTCGTGAACTTGACCATGTTTACTGTGGGTAGAATTTCTAGTTTCATGATGCTATTCTATATTACAAAAGCTACcctttgactttgcaggatgcaATGCGGAAAGCTGAGGCTGCTGGAAATGCAGACTGCCCTGTGAAAATTAAACTGGTTGCTCCTCCACTTTATGTTCTCACCACACAAACCCTAGACAAGGTTAGCCTTATTCTGAGAACTATCTTGGGATGAAATAGAGAACCTTACATGattatagatttaatttattttttttattatgtaggCTGTTGTGAAATTCCATGTGCAAGTCCTAACTCCCAAGTGACTGCTAGTGTCATGCATAGAGAGAATGCTAATTGTAGTAATGCTCATGTCCAAATGCTGAATCTCATTGCTTTTATGTTCTTTGATGCTTTATTCAACATAGAATTGTAGGCAGAGATCTAATCAAGTATACAATGATGCGCTAACACATGTTGGAGGATGTAAATATATACTCTAACTCCCCTGCTCTTGGGGTGACAACAATACTTGCACCCCTCGCCcttttcccctttctttttaattgtctGGTAGGGGGTGATTAGCCAGCCTCATAAAGTTCAAGGCAGTTCATTTTCAGATTTTGAAATTGCCTAGGTTGTGATTTGTGCAAGATAGCGAGTTTTCATTGGCATGGTAACTCAGCctgctggaaaaaaaagaaaaagaaaaaagaactctgatcatttagtatttttatcatgtaCTGTCACTTGATTTAAATTGAACTGTTTACTGAACTTTTTGTTGGAGGCCAGAATGTGAAATGGGTTGGTGACTGTTGATGATTAGCTGTTTTACAGACCAGCATTCTGATTCCTATGATTTGTTATCAAGCTAGAATTGAAGGCCCTgtcaactgttttttttttaaaaaaaatgacttggaGACAATTATGGGATGCTGTCATTATTGTGTATTTGCATGGTGCTGATGAAATGCTCTGATTTCTACTGGCCCGTGCAGGATCAAGGAATATCAATTCTCACCCAAGCAATTGCTGCATGCACTGAAGCAATAGAGGCGCAGAAAGGGAAACTTGTTGTGAAGGAGCCACCGAGAGCAGTGAGtgtcaattttttcatctgctcaagggtttttatttgttttgaacacTTAAATGAAACTGGAACTCTTCTCAGAATTTTTGGTGTCAGCCCATAAGGGCTTCTTTTGGGAaaatttatttacttcattTATAACTTGCTTTCCATTCTGGGCTTCTCTGACTTGGTATATTGTGGTTTAGGTGAGCGAACGAGATGATAAATTGCTTACCGAGCACATGCTTAAGTTGCGGAGTGCCAATGAAGAGATCAGTGGCGATGAagatagtgaagaagaagaagatacgGGGTTGGGAGATGCTGATGTGGAGAACGCAGTAGGTATAATGGAGTGAAAAAGGCAGCGGAAACTGCTactttttgtttggaaaatcaTTTCCCCAATCTTTTGGACAAGGTTTTGGGGGAATTGtattgatgagttttttttaccaatttacTCAATCATTGAGCAGATTTTAGGTGAGGATACATAACTGCCTATTTATTTAACTGCTGAACAATTTGCTATTCTCTGTCGTCTTTCTCGAGTGTTATATCTTTTGCTCTGTTACACACGAATGGCACTTGGATCGgggcctatatatatataaatgcttttGTTGAAGCTGCATGTTCTATCGTTAATAATCTTTTTCGTCTTGGAAAACCAATATTGAATGCGGAGAATTAGCTCCGCAGTCTCACAAGCTCCGCCATTCTTTCTCTCGTAATCTTCCATTTAAGTGAAAAACTTGGCTGATAGAATTAGCGGGGATgatcttagaaaaaataataataatgaatgcGGAGAAGGGTGTAAAATACGACTGTGATTTATAGATTGGAAGGGTGGTTTTGTGCGTGTTAAATGGGTGTTAAATATATAaactgataaataaaaaaagttgttagtaTTAATTGATTCATTGTTCTTATTGCTTAAAAAACCTACAATAAAAAAGtgggatttttatttataaaatagcaCGTACGAATGtttctaatttcaaaaatattttcagtcAATAATGTCTCTAAACTGTTTTTGAACGAAAGTGAAGATGTTAATTTCATATAGAAACTAGAATGGGTATTCACAGCCATGTGAAAGGACCGTATAAAAGTTTGTACTAAAATGattaactatatataattagttCGTCTTGAAAATGTAGAATGTTTCTTCTCTCCTGGTTTCAAGTAAGTTAGTTATGGAatatactttattatttttcctttaccAACGTTTCTCagtaattttcaataaaaaataagaaaacattaataaattatttttaagcatttttttaataaatataaaaataataaaataatatataaaaaattatatgataaaaattaacaaaatagacATCCTATTCGTATTGAATATTAATgagaaaagttttattttttttcatattaaattaatatataattaattataaaataattgttaatattattgtaAGAAGCTATAATCTTCTTAGAAACTGAAATATtattagataattatttaaatatcatttaatctaatttaaaagttcagggttattattatttttttttttaaaaaaaaaaaaactaagaatgtTTGTGTATGGGAGGACAAACCCCACTCCTGGTCCAAAAGAGAACCCCATGCATGCATGGGCTTGAAAGGCAAGGCATGCGTGAAAggctttctctctttttttgcccGTACTCCTAGCCCGAAAAAAATTCTCAGGCATGCATGGCATGAAAGGCAAGGCATGTGTGTTTagctttctttattatttattttattttaatgggtAGACTAcaccttttttattaataaattagacGAAAATCATGGCACTAGAGAGAAGAAATCGCgtatcaatcaatcaattttgaGTGATGAATCTGTcatttgtattatattatatacgaTAACatattcatctttttattttattcgattAAACAATATACACAAATTGTAATCCAAGAAACTACGAATATAAAATGTTATAAAGGGCAGACCTTGGAAATTTTCTCTTACAAAGtttatttactaaaaataactcttgaattattattcataactaaaaactattttttttttttttataaatcatatcaaataattgaaaatgaCCAGGTAACTGACCAATAGAAACAAATTACATGTAACTATTGTCTTTGTATTGCTGCAGTTCTCGCTGGAGGGGTGGATCTAATGGTTATacgaggatgatttttttggCCATTGGTGGTTTATAATTCCACCATAGATCACTTGCCTTTAAAACCAGGTTCGAGCAAGTGTCTGCCATCATTTCTTACTTGGGGCgggttttcttttctccttttgtaAAAATACAGAAGGTCAGCGATTGCCCCAGAATAGTTAGAGGAACTTTTAGCCCCTTTAGCCCTTTTGTAACCTTGCTCCTCGTAAGGTCATCTTGATTGAATGCCATCGTCTCTCTGTCTCCGACCCAAAATCTCTGGATCTCGATCCTTGCTAGTTGCTTAAACCCTTTCTCTCCCAAAAGCTCACAAAAAGAAAGCATATGGCGATGATATCTGTTCAAAATCtggttaaagaaagaaaatacccTTTCATCTTCGCTCTTGCTATCTTACTCGTTTCCGCCACTATCTTCTTCTTATACTCAAACAATCTTCAATCTCTCACATTCTCTCTCGGAGATCTCCAAAAATCTAACCCCACTGCCTCAAAACCTTCTCAAAACGCCACCATCTCACCTGACACCACCCAAAAAGTCGATGATGCCAACGATGATACCAAGAGCGATGATAGTAATGATTCCAATTCATCAAatgattatgaaaataataatactactattactaatattgataataatgatCATAATAATTTACTAATAGTTGATTTGAAGATAAAATGGGTGGCGTGTAAAGGACCGGTGGCAGTGGATTATATACCGTGTTTGGATAATTCCCAGGCTATAAAAGAGCTGAAATCAAGAAGGCATATGGAGCATAGAGAGAGGCATTGCCCGCAACCAAGTCCAAGGTGTTTGGTGCCTCTTCCTAATGGTTATAAAGTGCCAGTTCCGTGGCCGAAAAGCAGGGACATGGtgagattattttgattaattctttttggtaagattttggttttagttagttttcttcctttttatttcaggTTTTAGTTGTTGGGCAAAATCTGGAAGCTTAATTTTAAGCTAGCCACCtaaattttttgtattgttttaggAGTGAGGGATgagatttgatattttttttccctaagGATGTATTATGGTGGAATGGGATTGAAgttaattatccaaaaaaagaagaaaataataatagtagtaataatgaatgaatgaatgaagagAAGGGTGTAAAATgcttaataatagtaataatgaatgaatgaatgaagagAAGGGTGTAAAATGCTACTACCATTTATAGATTGGATGCCCATATATGGTTTTTGTGCGTGAGCTAAATGGGTGttccttgttattttcatttttgattCAAGGGTTTACTTAACAAGTAAGCCAAAATAAATtctacattattttttgtttggataatccaatttagttattttccccttttttctgttttccagATTTGGTATGATAACGTTCCACACCCTAAGCTTGTCGAATACAAGAAGGATCAACATTGGGTGATTAAGAAGGgggattttcttgttttccctGGTGGTGGTACCCAATTCAAGGATGGGGTTACTAACTACATCAATTTCATTGAAAAGGTGGGATGAATTgacttaattttattcttatttcttaaatatGATTGGTTTGTGACAGGCTACTCATTAGTTATGCCTGGGAAAGGCAATCGCCAATGTGTCATTGGATATTGGTATGGATTGTAATTTGTGTGTTTGGGTGAGTAATTGGTGGATGATTCTTATGATTCTTGTAATGTGCAGACTTTGCCAAGTATTGAGTGGGGGAGGCACACTAGGGTAATTTTAGATGTTGGTTGTGGCGTTGCCAGCTTTGGTGGCTATTTGCTGGACAGAGATGTTATTACCATGTCATTTGCCCCAAAGGATGAACATGAAGCTCAGATTCAGTTTGCTCTGGAGCGGGGAATTCCTGCTACGCTTTCTGTCATTGGCACACAAAAGTTGACATTTCCAGATAATGCTTTTGATCTGATTCATTGTGCTCGATGCAGGGTTCATTGGGATGCAGATGGTATTAGtgttatatatattaagtttGAACTTCTTGTCTCTTATGAATAATCTTTTGAATTGTTCTCTCCTCTTTATCAGCCTAGCTGGGAGTTGACGTATTTGTGATGCTGTTCATTAAATTTCAGGAGGGAAACCACTAATGGAACTCAACAGAATTCTCAGACCTGGGGGTTTCTTTGTGTGGTCTGCTACTCCAGTATATCGTGATGATGACAGAGATCGCAATGTTTGGAATTGTAAGCTGATAGTTGTCTCTGTGCTTGTATTTCTTACTCTTCTCCCCCCCAACCACATCCTCTTTAAATCCATTTTTTCTCTATACACTAATTATCTCCCTCCTCGTGACTCGATAGAGGGCAACAATCTCCTTCATGTTGCTTATTTATATCCATTTTATTGCAAAATCATCAGAATCAGCCGTGGAATTAATAATGACTATTTTAAGTTGATCTAAATTGGAAGTTTGTCTTGCATGTCTGGTTCAGCTATGGTAGCTTTGACAAAATCTATATGCTGGAAGGTTGTGGCCAAGACTGTTGATTCATCAGGAATCGGACTTGTAATATATCAGAAGCCTGTCTCATCTTCCTGCTATGAAAAACGCCAAGAAAGCAATCCTCCTCTTTGTGAGCAGCAGGATGAGAAGAATGCTCCATGGTATTCTTTGTGAAAATATCATCTCCTACAGGAAATTGtgatgtttatgttttgtttaGCCGACTGGCTTTTGGTCTGTCTAGTTGTTGTGTGTGtaagaaaaagtaatttttgcCCCTTATgacttttcttctttcatttttttaaaaactttttttcggTCTGATAGGTATGTACCTCTCAGTGGATGTCTTCCTAGACTTCCAGTTGATAGCATGGGTAACCTGGTTGGCTGGCCAACACAATGGCCTGATAGAATTAGCAGTAAGCCACCAAGCCTGACAACCCTGTCAGATGCTGAAGAGATGTTCATCGAGGACACCAAACATTGGGCATCTCTTGTATCTGATGTTTATCTGGATGGCCCTGCTATAAACTGGTCGAGTGTGCGGAATATAATGGATATGAATGCTGGCTATGGAGGGTAAGATTTTTAAACTTTGCAAAGCACTTGGGACtgatttgtattatttgttAGGTTTTATTGTTCGGCTGTTATCTTAGGTCTCTCCTTTTCTTTAGTTTCCCTATTTAGTTGTCCACATAGAGCAGTGTTTAGGCTATGAATGTTAAATTTGCTAGTAGATTTTAATGTCGTTATCTAATTTGGATCCATCTCTCTTTCTCAACTTCTTTTCCCATTTCCATAAGTCTAGAGTTTCTACCtttaaaaaagcaaatcaagaCAGCAAACACTTGAAtgttatttaatcaaatatacaCGTGCGCATGTGCACTCCCACACttaatttggaaagaaaaaaaaaatgcactatTGCCCAATGAGTTGCGGTAACATTTTTCTTGGACTACTTAATTGCATGACTGCTTGATCACACCCTGCAATTGAAGCTTGCTGTGCTGTTGAGATTTTTGTTCTTACAGATTTGCAGCAGCCCTCATTGACCTTCCTTACTGGGTGATGAATGTTGTCCCCACACACACGGAAGATACTCTGCCCATTATTTTTGACAGAGGGCTGATTGGAATCTATCATGACTGGTGTGAGTCTTTGAATACCTATCCGAGAACATATGATCTATTGCACGCCAGCTTTCTCTTCAGAAATCTAACTCAAAGGTGCTgtatcatttcttgtttttaaagcTTGCTCATTATACTCTAATTTATGGTTGTTTTCCGGTTTGGAtgttgcataaaaaaatgagCAAAATATCAGACAAATTGGTGCTTTGGCAACCATGTCGTCAATGAACTTGTAGGATTACTCTCTTTGTGGCTGCTGTGTTGAATTTACTCTGCAATTTTTCAGATGTGATATTATAGATGTAGCTGTGGAGATGGATCGCATCCTGCGACCTGGTGGATATATTTTGGTTCAAGACACTATGGAGATGGTTAACAAGCTAAATTCAGTATTGCGTTCGATGCAGTGGTCAACGAGCCTCTATCAAGGACAGTTTCTCGTTGGTAACAAAGGGTTTTGGCGTCCCAAATAATGGTGAAATAGTGGGCAGAGGTCGTGATTCAACATGTGATATCAattgggattaaaaaaatacatggtcTTATTATCAAGCTATTAaagaattttgatgaaaatattattgagaGCTGTTTGATTACTGCAACTAGAAGATCGCCCCTCTTTTGGTGGTGTAAATCTTTATAGCGCATCTTATATGAACAAAAAGAGATCAGAGCGGTTGATTCAATTACTGAAAATTGTGTGGTTATCCTGCCAATGTATAAAagtttaattgtataaaaacATACACGATCTCTTAGTCGTTTGAAGTTTGCTACAATGCTGATATCAACAGACAGACGCCTGTATCCAGTTTGTTTGAATATAGCAGctgctttttattattttcttcaaactcaATAGTTAGCATGTACTGGCAGTCATTTTGCTATTTAAGCCTGATTTTTGTTATGCCCCCGATCCACATAACGATGCATGGCCATGCAATGAAGCGCCTCCAAGCCACAATAAAATCTGTTAGCAGAGATATGAATATGCTCACGCTATTTGTCTAGCGCCGCCATCCCAGCATCCCTGTCGTTATGCTTCACAGGGAACGTAGCTGTTCTGTTTCAGATACGTACATATAATCAAAACTGAATCCTGGCGGTTAGCCATCATAGAAGATGACAAGCTTCAAGAAAGATTAACAAACTGAACTTTTTTCTGTTCTCTAACTCCTCTACAATCCATGTCTAATATTTACTTGGCGGGCATTACCATAGATTTAGCATTCGTCGGCAGCTAATCTACCCACGTTTAACACAAAAAAGTGAGAACTAGAAAACCACACTTTAAAGCTTCTTGGAGAGCGAACTCAATCAGATCGTACTGAAAACCAGTAGCAAACCAACGCAAACTATCAATCTGCATCACATTGGCACTAGCTTCTTGTTGACACAGCTTAATGTACGCCACATGCAAGCCTGTATCACATTCTTATCATTGAGATGAATTCCTGTAGCTCTGGAATCCTGACAACAGGCGCAAGTTCAATGAAACTTCATATATGGATGCTCGTCTCTTGGCATTATCAAAGTAGTCAGTAGATGGTTTTCCTCTatctttcttaatatttttttctgtccagttttttttccaaatctcAGGCAAGTAGGACATCCCTTTTCATCGCTGAGTGGGAATCTTCAAAAAGCagaataactaaattaaattatgaagcaaattagttaatttattgCTTTCATTGCTGATTGATTTCCAAGCAGATTAGTTCATTGGATCACATCTCCCATCTACACAATCATCTCACTTCTAATCTCTAATCTCTAAAGACGACAACTTCAGTTGTACTCGTACATAAACAATTTTGACATTATTTCACAACCAGCACCTtctttcctagtttatttgtttaatcTTACTGGTGAATATAACAATTCTAACAGGAAACCACCTAAGGTATCCCTGTACAACAATCAGAGCGTAAAAACCGGAATATCGTCCTTAAGTTGTACAGTAAGACCAAGACACTTGGAAATCCACAAAATCATCTCTGAAATGAATTCACAGAAATCACAGAGAGTGACAAAGCATAATAGCTAATCTAGTATTTGCAGCAATATTATAGCTCTAAAATTGGAGACCGCTTTATAGGCAGCAGAGGTTTCAAAAGCTACCAGTCAGCACTGTATGTTATGTTCAGAATCACACATCCAGGAACACTCAAAGAGAAACAAGATTGTTTTGAACTAGAAACTTTGCAATGAAATTGAGATCAGAAATTTCTATTAACGAACAGACGGACATGTACAACTGCAGAAATGaaagattattttgaatttcaaaacaaGTGAAACAAACATTAGAATCAACAGAGTCAAATTACATTACTTAACAGATGGACAGACATTGGCAGAATCGTCTTTGATGAGTGTTCCGTTCAATGCTGCAACAATCCTGACATAGCAACCGAACTCATCCCTGCAAACGTAAGTTTGATTAGTCATAACTTCACCTGAAAGAACAGAATGATCCTTAACCTCCATCCAACCATTAGAAACctgtttgttattaacatggcTCGACAACTTCCCAATTCTTATCCTCTCATTCACTTCATGGGTAACATTAGTAACAAGAATATAAGTATCGTTCTTCAGTCCAGGAAGAGTCACAGTAATCACTTTGAGAGGATACTTTGTCCTAACAGTAACACGACTAACCAATCCACCCACATCATTCAACACTTTCGCTTCTCTTCTCACCTTGATACTCTGTTTGACAACCTTATAAGATCCATTCTTTCTGAACCTTATCGAGCTCCTAAGCCTAACCTCCTGCGTAATACTAGTAGTCAAATTCCCTGAACTCGACTTAACCCACCCCTCCAATCGTGTAAACTTCTCCGCCTTAATCTCAAACGATCCATCAAGTGATTGAAACCCTTCCCTACGACTTATTTCCGACGCAGGATTAATATTCACAACATTCTTAGCTTCAACAACCGTGGAAGCTGTGTCCAACCAAACGTGCAAATTAGCATCAACAAGCCAATACTCAATCCCATCCGTAACTCCAATACCAAAAAGATGATCTTTCCCGTCTAAAAGCATCCCTAAAAAGGGcgtcaaatcaaaatcatacgAAGGTAAATTAAAAGCACCGATCGCTACAACCGGTTCCCAAAACAAAGGATTAATCCCTCCGGTAAAGATAACCGGAAATGGCATTTCTGATCCCACTAATTTCCCATCAATTGTAACAAAGACCTCCCTAAACGCGCCATTACCCCGCGGAGTGCTCAGATTATTCATTCTAATGTAAGAATTCGACGGATTCGAATACCAAAACTCGTCATTCCCATGAAACGACACATATAATTCCAAAACGACTTTCCGTGTATTCAACGGAAATCTAACCTTCTCAAATTTAACATCCAATTCACTCTCTATTATAAACCAATAACCCTTTGTGCTATCGGATGCTGAAATCGGAATTATCAAATCAGCTGGTGGATCATACATGCTCTTGTCTCCAAACAAGGGTGATTGTAAAACTGGGGCAATCAGATTTTGATTTATACCGGTCAAAGGAACCTTGACTGCGTTATCTTTGTAGAAGTAGAGAGTGACATTAACATGGTAAACGCCGGTGTAGATATCGTTAACGATGTTTTCGAGCATGAGAGTGAAGTTGAGGTAGTTTTGTACGAGGAGAGAGGAGTACTTAGTGATGTCTTTCCGAACATTCCAGAAGATACCGTGTTCTTCGGGTTCAGCGGTGCTGGTGCGGAGGAGCTCGGAGCCACCGAGCCATAAGGCGGAGACGCGATCGTATTGGTCCCCTTTGGATTTGACGTGGAATTCGAGGGTAACGTGGGACCAAGGAGGGGGGCAGTCGAGTGGTGGGTAGTATGGGGTGGAGAAAGGAGGTTTGTTGATTGTATTGGCAAATGAATGGTTGATGGTTTGGAGCACGCATGATGGGGTCAAACGATCGCCGGGTAGAGGATGGGTGAGTTCGAAGTATTCTTTAGGTTCGGGCTCGGGTGAGGGTTcgggtgatggtgatggtgagcGAGGTGGCGAGGATGGCTTGAAAAAGTGATCTGGTGAAGTAGAGCGAGCGAGGGGAAGGGACGCGGTCACGACGAGGAGGAGAAACAAAGTGGGAGATGGGTGCATTTTTTAGGTTTCCTTCTATTTTGGGTGGCGACGAGGACTGAGGAGAGAGATGGTTAGTTATGTGATGTGAAGCCAGTCTCTGTTGACTTAAAAAAGATCTTGAAATTACTGCcctggattttatttttatttttttgttcagtaAACTTGTCGCTTGCTGAAACCAAAGGACACGAGGTAGGGACCCTCCTCGGTTGTTCCTCGTTATACCAACTAACTTCAAAATACATAGAAGATCAATGATAACTTCTGTCTCACAGAAATCTCCATGTTTCCcttttgtcaatttcatcaaaAGCTTATCATGTTTCTTTTGTCACGGATATAAGAACTCGTCAATGGAAAAAGCCGACTCCGAGAAAGGATATAGAAAAACATGGCAGCGACTGGGATTGTAAGCAAAATATCGTCATTGAAAACCAATTATACTCTAAAATAAACACCAACCAATCTGATGCTTCAAACATTCACCCTAGGTCGTCGGCAAAAAAGATCCACTTGGTAGATTGATTAAAGGTTagaaatagatatatatatctggAGAAATCTTTAATGCAGTGGAAATGAGTTGAAGGAAAGGAGAGTAGATGCGAGGCCAGTGATGTAAACTGTAAAGATCCAGTTGAAGGAAAGGAGAGTGTGTTTCTGTATGCGAGGTACATAAGAATTATGACATAAAAACTCTAAATGGACGCCATGTAAGGAAAGCTAGGAAATTTCCTTCTCCTATAACAGTAGGAAAGCATTGTCTTTTCcctttttagtgattttttatgCATTCAAACTAGATTCATCATCTTGCTTGTTCAATCTATAATAGGAAGGTGGACTATCACTATAGGATTTttggaaattttgattttgcttATCGTGATTTCaagtctatttgtttttgtattttaaaaatatttttttttaaattgaatttttatattttattttgcttcaaattatttttttgcttgttcAATCTATTTCGcttgttattattttgatatatttctaagcgGAAAACACTTTGTAAAATAATCGCTACTACATTATCAAACATCTCCTTCACTTGATTACAAATGTTGTCTCCAAAGATAACAGCAGATATAAATATCGTCATGATGGAACAACAAACTTGACACGGTTCGTGCCCTGGATTTTCGATGATGGAAAGAAGcctaatctcttttcttttttaaaaaaaatataaggtatCTTGAGTCAGTTTAAACATACCAGACTAAGTCTTTGCAGCCTGAAACCAGCCTTTATACAGGGTTAAGACATCAAAGTCtaagttattgaattttatttagttttattattagacttttatttata includes:
- the LOC7464627 gene encoding probable methyltransferase PMT23, translating into MAMISVQNLVKERKYPFIFALAILLVSATIFFLYSNNLQSLTFSLGDLQKSNPTASKPSQNATISPDTTQKVDDANDDTKSDDSNDSNSSNDYENNNTTITNIDNNDHNNLLIVDLKIKWVACKGPVAVDYIPCLDNSQAIKELKSRRHMEHRERHCPQPSPRCLVPLPNGYKVPVPWPKSRDMIWYDNVPHPKLVEYKKDQHWVIKKGDFLVFPGGGTQFKDGVTNYINFIEKTLPSIEWGRHTRVILDVGCGVASFGGYLLDRDVITMSFAPKDEHEAQIQFALERGIPATLSVIGTQKLTFPDNAFDLIHCARCRVHWDADGGKPLMELNRILRPGGFFVWSATPVYRDDDRDRNVWNSMVALTKSICWKVVAKTVDSSGIGLVIYQKPVSSSCYEKRQESNPPLCEQQDEKNAPWYVPLSGCLPRLPVDSMGNLVGWPTQWPDRISSKPPSLTTLSDAEEMFIEDTKHWASLVSDVYLDGPAINWSSVRNIMDMNAGYGGFAAALIDLPYWVMNVVPTHTEDTLPIIFDRGLIGIYHDWCESLNTYPRTYDLLHASFLFRNLTQRCDIIDVAVEMDRILRPGGYILVQDTMEMVNKLNSVLRSMQWSTSLYQGQFLVGNKGFWRPK
- the LOC7464626 gene encoding eukaryotic translation initiation factor 2 subunit alpha homolog; its protein translation is MATHSPNLECRMYESRYPEVDMAVMIQVKNIADMGAYVSLLEYNNIEGMILFSELSRRRIRSVSSLIKVGRIEPVMVLRVDKEKGYIDLSKRRVSEEDIQTCEERYNKSKLVHSIMRHVAETLGIDLEELYVNIGWPLYRKYGHAFEAFKIMVNDPDSVLDPLTREVKETGPDGQEVTKVVPAVSEEIKEALIRNIRRRMTPQPLKIRADIEMKCFQFDGVLHIKDAMRKAEAAGNADCPVKIKLVAPPLYVLTTQTLDKDQGISILTQAIAACTEAIEAQKGKLVVKEPPRAVSERDDKLLTEHMLKLRSANEEISGDEDSEEEEDTGLGDADVENAVGIME
- the LOC7464628 gene encoding peptide-N4-(N-acetyl-beta-glucosaminyl)asparagine amidase A, translating into MHPSPTLFLLLVVTASLPLARSTSPDHFFKPSSPPRSPSPSPEPSPEPEPKEYFELTHPLPGDRLTPSCVLQTINHSFANTINKPPFSTPYYPPLDCPPPWSHVTLEFHVKSKGDQYDRVSALWLGGSELLRTSTAEPEEHGIFWNVRKDITKYSSLLVQNYLNFTLMLENIVNDIYTGVYHVNVTLYFYKDNAVKVPLTGINQNLIAPVLQSPLFGDKSMYDPPADLIIPISASDSTKGYWFIIESELDVKFEKVRFPLNTRKVVLELYVSFHGNDEFWYSNPSNSYIRMNNLSTPRGNGAFREVFVTIDGKLVGSEMPFPVIFTGGINPLFWEPVVAIGAFNLPSYDFDLTPFLGMLLDGKDHLFGIGVTDGIEYWLVDANLHVWLDTASTVVEAKNVVNINPASEISRREGFQSLDGSFEIKAEKFTRLEGWVKSSSGNLTTSITQEVRLRSSIRFRKNGSYKVVKQSIKVRREAKVLNDVGGLVSRVTVRTKYPLKVITVTLPGLKNDTYILVTNVTHEVNERIRIGKLSSHVNNKQVSNGWMEVKDHSVLSGEVMTNQTYVCRDEFGCYVRIVAALNGTLIKDDSANVCPSVK